One genomic segment of Aliarcobacter cibarius includes these proteins:
- a CDS encoding sensor histidine kinase — protein sequence MKSNKSDFKYILIQGLITLLIAFIPIYFYIDASIKNQDIKDKLDLQSYSNQVVKKIENFLEQNGEVFYFPRSNIFYSSLYDENKKEKFFTNLSLDFFEDDFNESNERLCFKRELNNILDNNYLIICKNIDYSEVIYNCLILFIIVSFFIFLLSFFVIKQSIEPYRKLNEYLDNFLKDAMHELKTPIGVARINIDMLSLRLKNDKNILRVKSALKNMTVIYEDLEYYMQQNEVKNERRDMDFSLFFEKRVDFFNDLANAKNIEIFKNIEPNINIKFNEIEAYRIIDNNLSNAIKYSNKESKIFVKLEKIDEGFILEFKDEGIGIKDVSKLFERYYRGDKITGGFGIGLSIVKNICIKNNIKIDVFSKESEGSTFRYIFFNI from the coding sequence TTGAAAAGTAATAAAAGTGATTTTAAATATATTTTAATTCAAGGTTTGATAACTCTTTTAATAGCTTTTATACCAATCTATTTTTATATAGATGCAAGTATAAAAAATCAAGATATAAAAGATAAACTTGACTTACAAAGCTATTCTAATCAAGTAGTTAAAAAAATAGAGAATTTTTTAGAACAAAATGGTGAAGTTTTTTATTTTCCTAGATCAAATATATTTTACTCTAGTTTATATGATGAAAATAAAAAAGAGAAATTTTTTACAAATCTTTCTTTAGATTTTTTTGAAGATGATTTTAATGAATCTAATGAAAGACTTTGTTTTAAAAGAGAGCTAAATAATATTTTAGATAATAATTATTTGATTATTTGCAAAAATATTGATTATAGTGAAGTTATTTACAACTGTTTAATACTTTTTATAATAGTTAGTTTTTTTATATTTTTGTTATCTTTTTTTGTAATTAAACAAAGTATTGAACCTTATAGAAAATTAAATGAGTATTTAGATAATTTTTTAAAAGATGCAATGCATGAATTAAAAACACCTATTGGGGTTGCAAGAATAAATATTGATATGTTATCTTTGAGATTAAAAAATGATAAGAATATTTTAAGAGTTAAATCAGCTTTAAAAAATATGACAGTTATTTATGAAGATTTAGAATATTATATGCAACAAAATGAAGTAAAAAATGAAAGAAGAGATATGGATTTTTCTTTATTTTTTGAAAAAAGAGTAGATTTTTTTAATGATTTAGCAAATGCAAAAAATATAGAAATTTTTAAAAATATAGAACCAAATATAAATATAAAATTTAATGAAATAGAAGCTTATAGAATAATTGATAATAATCTTTCAAATGCAATAAAATACTCAAATAAAGAATCAAAAATTTTTGTAAAATTAGAAAAAATAGATGAAGGTTTTATTTTAGAGTTTAAAGATGAAGGAATTGGAATAAAAGATGTTTCAAAACTTTTTGAAAGGTATTATAGAGGTGATAAAATTACAGGTGGTTTTGGAATAGGGCTTAGTATTGTAAAGAATATTTGTATTAAAAACAATATTAAAATAGATGTATTTTCTAAAGAGAGTGAGGGTTCAACTTTTAGATATATATTTTTTAATATTTGA
- a CDS encoding response regulator transcription factor gives MIKILLLEDDFLYKESIKEFLEELDFVVDDFDNGEDALNAIFETKYDLLLLDIRVPKIDGFSLVKYVRESNIDTPIIILTSLTDIKDLSHGYTLGCNDYIRKPFDMIELKHRIEQQIKNYFQSNEDCITLQFGYKFNIKKMVLSVDNVIVELSQKELELVAFLVQNRGFFVSIESLHENVWENKEISYADIRMCIKRVREKTNNNFIVTKRFLGYKIEK, from the coding sequence ATGATAAAGATATTGTTATTAGAAGATGATTTTTTATATAAAGAGTCGATAAAAGAGTTTTTAGAAGAATTAGATTTTGTTGTAGATGATTTTGATAATGGAGAAGATGCGCTAAACGCTATATTTGAAACAAAGTATGATTTGCTTTTACTTGATATAAGAGTTCCAAAAATAGATGGTTTTTCTCTTGTTAAGTATGTAAGAGAATCAAATATTGATACTCCAATAATAATTTTAACTTCATTAACAGATATAAAAGATTTAAGTCATGGTTATACTTTAGGTTGTAATGATTATATAAGAAAACCTTTTGATATGATTGAATTAAAGCATAGGATTGAACAACAAATAAAAAATTATTTCCAAAGTAATGAAGATTGTATAACATTACAATTTGGATATAAATTTAATATAAAGAAAATGGTTTTATCTGTAGATAATGTTATAGTAGAGCTATCACAAAAAGAGCTTGAACTTGTAGCTTTTTTAGTACAAAATAGAGGTTTCTTTGTATCAATTGAGAGTTTACATGAAAATGTATGGGAAAATAAAGAAATTTCTTATGCTGATATTAGAATGTGCATAAAAAGAGTTAGAGAAAAAACAAATAATAATTTTATAGTTACAAAAAGATTTTTGGGATATAAGATTGAAAAGTAA
- a CDS encoding cache domain-containing protein encodes MISILLFFLNRYNTILNQKELDIFVSNQMKIVEDELENQKKQALSLALVFSKNQDIVKNLDDNNSKELKKELLKLLEIIKAYTNQDIDVQIHTKNLEVFTRSWEDKDFGENLTSFREGLVKVKSSNKPFVSNELGKRFNVKAIAPIYDKNNEFLGSIEIIIDFKDFIYRLKNLGISSMILLEKDFLNIATSYKENKHIEEFVLLQNSFDKFNKELIKEVLNSDKLFIEQDSKIYSKIPLGNFGNKNAGVLVVCFEKFVKNFVYLPNYNYHGEFNLNDSERKYNNINKEIIIK; translated from the coding sequence TTGATTTCAATTTTACTATTTTTTTTAAATAGATATAACACAATACTTAATCAAAAAGAACTAGATATTTTTGTTTCTAATCAAATGAAAATAGTTGAAGATGAATTAGAAAATCAGAAAAAACAAGCCCTTTCTTTAGCTTTAGTATTTTCAAAGAATCAAGATATAGTAAAAAATCTTGATGATAACAATTCAAAAGAGTTAAAAAAAGAGCTTTTAAAACTTTTAGAGATTATTAAAGCCTATACAAATCAAGATATTGACGTACAAATTCATACAAAAAATCTTGAAGTTTTTACTAGAAGTTGGGAAGATAAGGATTTTGGAGAGAATTTAACTAGTTTTAGAGAAGGACTAGTAAAAGTTAAGAGCTCAAATAAACCATTTGTTTCTAATGAATTAGGAAAAAGATTTAATGTTAAAGCAATAGCTCCAATTTATGATAAAAATAATGAATTCTTAGGATCTATAGAGATAATTATTGATTTTAAAGATTTTATTTACAGGCTAAAAAATTTGGGTATATCATCGATGATTTTGCTTGAAAAAGATTTTTTGAATATTGCTACTTCATATAAAGAGAATAAGCATATTGAAGAATTTGTATTATTACAAAATAGTTTTGATAAATTTAATAAAGAACTTATAAAAGAAGTTTTAAATAGTGATAAATTATTTATTGAACAAGATTCTAAAATTTATTCAAAGATACCTTTAGGAAATTTTGGAAATAAAAATGCAGGTGTTTTAGTGGTTTGTTTTGAGAAATTTGTAAAAAACTTTGTATATTTGCCAAATTATAATTATCATGGGGAATTTAATTTAAATGATAGTGAAAGAAAATATAATAATATAAATAAAGAGATAATAATAAAATGA
- a CDS encoding c-type cytochrome: MRKLVSITALIALAATSLSAFDAKELAKRQDTGFKYEGKLEYKIPDESTIPNNKFGEMVKYGKELVVNTPKYIGPEVSDEKMRFAGNNLTCQNCHLEAGTKPYAGTFVGTYASFPQYGARGDSIGTLADRINGCMTRSMNGKALPLDSKEMKAIETYMFWLSQGIPLGAANKLQERELYKVDRKMIKQKAADPIKGKVVYDTHCASCHGTNGEGIKNEGLATGYINPPLWGQDSYNKGAGMYRTLKAADFIRSNMPLGASKDSPILTDEEAYNVAAYMNDDSHFRPEKANRDKDFPDEVVKAPDTYREGIESKEYKFGPYGKIIK, from the coding sequence ATGAGAAAGTTAGTTTCAATTACAGCTTTAATAGCATTAGCAGCAACTTCGTTAAGTGCTTTTGATGCAAAAGAGTTAGCAAAACGACAAGATACTGGATTTAAGTATGAGGGAAAACTTGAATATAAAATTCCAGATGAGAGTACAATTCCAAATAATAAGTTTGGTGAAATGGTTAAATATGGAAAGGAGTTGGTAGTTAATACTCCTAAATATATAGGTCCTGAAGTAAGTGATGAAAAAATGAGATTTGCAGGAAACAATTTAACATGTCAAAATTGCCACTTAGAAGCAGGTACAAAACCTTATGCAGGGACATTTGTTGGAACTTATGCATCATTCCCACAATATGGAGCAAGAGGTGATAGTATTGGAACATTGGCTGATAGAATCAATGGATGTATGACAAGAAGTATGAATGGTAAAGCATTACCACTTGACAGTAAAGAGATGAAAGCTATTGAAACATATATGTTTTGGTTAAGTCAAGGTATTCCTCTAGGAGCTGCAAATAAGCTTCAAGAAAGAGAACTTTATAAAGTTGATAGAAAAATGATTAAACAAAAAGCGGCAGATCCTATAAAAGGGAAAGTTGTATATGATACTCATTGTGCTTCATGTCACGGTACAAACGGTGAGGGGATAAAAAATGAAGGTTTAGCTACAGGTTATATAAATCCACCACTATGGGGACAAGATAGCTACAATAAAGGTGCTGGAATGTATAGAACACTTAAAGCAGCAGATTTTATTAGAAGTAATATGCCTTTAGGTGCATCTAAAGATAGTCCTATCTTAACAGACGAAGAAGCTTATAATGTTGCTGCTTATATGAATGATGATAGTCACTTTAGACCAGAAAAAGCAAATAGAGATAAAGATTTTCCTGATGAAGTTGTAAAAGCTCCTGATACATATAGAGAAGGAATTGAATCAAAAGAGTACAAATTTGGACCTTATGGAAAAATTATTAAATAA
- a CDS encoding TIGR02757 family protein: MTKKDKEIKELLDIEVNSRNTTFEINYDKPDPLLVARRQNNDYAILLCALFAYGNAKLVVKFLDSLDFSLLEQSEEQIEKELKNHYYRFQSSKDVIEVFKTFRRLKQEYNLENSFYEAYKKENNVLDGIDFLIQKIRLTSSYSSKGFDFLVGNSLKRDKNGIIKDSNAPYKRWNMYLRWMVRNDNIDLGLWKSIEKKDLILPLDTHTFRISQKFGLLKNKNYNLKSAIEVSKKLKEFDSSDPVKYDFAIYRLGQEKLF; the protein is encoded by the coding sequence ATGACAAAAAAAGATAAAGAGATAAAAGAACTGTTAGATATAGAAGTAAATTCTAGAAATACTACTTTTGAAATAAACTATGATAAACCTGACCCACTTTTGGTTGCTAGAAGACAAAATAATGATTATGCAATACTTTTATGTGCTTTGTTCGCTTATGGAAATGCAAAGTTAGTTGTTAAATTTTTGGATAGCTTGGATTTTTCTTTGTTAGAGCAAAGTGAAGAGCAAATAGAAAAGGAGCTTAAAAATCATTATTATAGATTCCAAAGTAGTAAGGATGTAATTGAAGTTTTTAAAACTTTTAGAAGATTAAAACAAGAATATAATTTGGAAAATAGTTTTTATGAAGCATATAAAAAAGAGAATAATGTCTTAGATGGTATTGACTTTTTAATACAAAAAATTAGGCTCACTTCTTCTTATAGCTCAAAAGGCTTTGACTTTTTAGTTGGAAATTCTTTAAAAAGAGATAAAAATGGAATTATAAAAGACTCAAATGCTCCTTATAAAAGGTGGAATATGTATCTTAGATGGATGGTTAGAAATGATAACATTGATTTGGGACTTTGGAAAAGTATTGAGAAAAAGGATTTAATCTTACCTTTGGATACTCATACTTTTAGGATTTCGCAAAAGTTTGGACTTTTGAAAAATAAAAATTATAATTTGAAATCTGCTATTGAAGTTTCAAAAAAATTAAAAGAGTTTGATTCTTCTGATCCCGTTAAATACGATTTTGCAATTTATAGGTTGGGACAAGAAAAGTTATTTTGA
- a CDS encoding SDR family NAD(P)-dependent oxidoreductase, producing MTNILITGCSSGIGLETALFLKKQNVKVYASARDEDDVKMLQDLGLKTFKIDVTKKDEISFALNEILKEDKKLDCVFNNAGFAIPGAVEDINTDVLKELFDTNFFGLHEVTIQAMKIFRNQGYGKIVQHSSVLGIISLRFRGAYNASKYAIEGLCDTLRLETLNSNIFISTINTGPVTSKFRENSLINFKKHINIKNSFWKSAYESELKARLESSDDKGAFTLPPSSVAKVVLEILKSQKPKPRYYVTKATYILGFAKRILSQGLLDKLLVKI from the coding sequence ATGACAAATATATTAATTACAGGTTGTTCAAGTGGTATTGGACTTGAAACTGCACTCTTTTTAAAAAAACAAAATGTAAAAGTATATGCAAGTGCAAGAGATGAAGATGATGTAAAAATGTTACAAGATTTGGGATTAAAAACTTTTAAAATTGATGTTACAAAAAAAGATGAAATAAGTTTTGCTCTAAATGAAATTTTAAAAGAAGATAAAAAACTTGATTGTGTTTTTAATAATGCAGGATTTGCAATCCCTGGAGCAGTTGAAGATATAAACACTGATGTTTTAAAAGAGTTATTCGATACAAATTTCTTTGGATTACATGAAGTAACAATCCAAGCTATGAAAATATTTAGAAATCAAGGTTATGGGAAAATTGTTCAACATAGTTCTGTTTTAGGAATAATCTCTTTAAGATTTAGAGGAGCTTACAATGCAAGTAAATACGCTATCGAAGGACTATGTGATACATTAAGACTTGAAACTTTAAATAGTAATATTTTTATAAGCACAATAAATACTGGACCAGTAACATCAAAATTTAGAGAAAACTCTTTGATAAATTTCAAAAAACACATTAATATAAAAAATAGCTTTTGGAAAAGTGCTTACGAAAGTGAGCTTAAAGCTAGGCTTGAAAGTAGCGATGATAAAGGAGCTTTTACTCTTCCTCCAAGTAGCGTTGCTAAAGTTGTTTTAGAAATATTAAAAAGTCAAAAACCAAAACCAAGATATTACGTAACAAAAGCTACATATATTCTAGGTTTTGCTAAAAGAATTTTATCTCAAGGATTGCTTGACAAATTGTTAGTAAAGATTTAA
- a CDS encoding ABC transporter permease has product MFKFALFLLITLSLVMFILPIFYTVSPYELDPNKILLAPSFEHIFGTDRLGRDIFARVLQGGQTSLIIGFLAASFSSLLGLIIGITAGYFKGYVDKTITVIIDLFLTFPTFFLLLALVSYIEANALILIVVISITGWMGMSRMIRSESFAIGNKPFIKILKITNVSKTKIILKYFAPLLAPIFLISFSFGVAGAILAESGLSFLGLGVNPPNMSWGSLLSDGKAVIDIAWWLSFFPGLMIFIITFCLIQISDYLQNLANKKEVVKS; this is encoded by the coding sequence ATGTTTAAATTTGCTCTATTTTTATTAATAACTCTTAGTTTGGTAATGTTTATTTTGCCAATCTTTTATACAGTTTCCCCTTATGAATTAGATCCAAATAAAATTCTTTTGGCTCCTAGTTTTGAACATATTTTTGGAACTGATAGACTGGGACGAGATATTTTTGCAAGAGTTTTACAAGGTGGACAAACTTCACTTATTATTGGATTTCTAGCTGCTAGTTTTTCATCTTTATTAGGATTAATTATAGGAATTACAGCTGGATATTTTAAAGGATATGTTGATAAAACTATTACGGTAATTATTGATTTGTTTTTAACTTTTCCAACATTTTTTCTTCTTTTGGCCCTTGTATCTTATATTGAAGCAAACGCACTTATTTTAATAGTTGTTATTTCAATTACTGGTTGGATGGGAATGTCAAGGATGATTAGAAGTGAGAGTTTTGCCATAGGAAATAAGCCTTTTATTAAGATCCTAAAAATTACAAATGTTAGTAAAACAAAGATTATTTTAAAATATTTTGCTCCACTTTTAGCACCTATATTTCTTATTTCTTTTTCTTTTGGCGTAGCAGGTGCAATTTTAGCTGAATCAGGACTTTCATTTTTAGGACTTGGCGTAAATCCTCCTAATATGTCTTGGGGAAGTTTATTAAGTGATGGAAAAGCTGTTATTGATATTGCTTGGTGGCTTAGTTTTTTCCCTGGACTTATGATATTTATAATAACTTTTTGTTTAATTCAAATAAGTGACTATTTACAAAATTTAGCAAATAAAAAAGAGGTAGTAAAGAGTTAA
- the rsmD gene encoding 16S rRNA (guanine(966)-N(2))-methyltransferase RsmD produces MKETKPTTKIIAGAYKGKVLELPSLDVTRSSKSVLKESVFNVLQFDIIDKIFIESFAGSGSIGLEAVSRGAKRAYFIELDKNSYSILVKNCKNVNIEKCQTIQGNAFVQTPLILDFLKNSKDEIILYVDPPFDYRDNMEDIYDKSFRMIKNIEVDNIFKIIIEHQSALEVPTVLGKFSLEKTRKFGKSSLSYYSYTI; encoded by the coding sequence ATGAAAGAAACAAAACCAACAACAAAAATTATAGCTGGTGCTTATAAGGGAAAAGTTTTAGAATTACCATCTCTTGATGTTACAAGAAGTTCAAAATCAGTTTTAAAAGAGTCTGTTTTTAATGTTTTACAGTTTGATATTATTGACAAAATATTTATAGAATCATTTGCTGGAAGTGGTTCTATTGGTCTTGAAGCAGTTAGTAGAGGAGCAAAAAGAGCTTATTTTATAGAATTAGATAAAAATTCTTACTCTATTTTGGTAAAAAATTGTAAAAATGTGAATATAGAAAAATGTCAGACTATTCAGGGAAATGCTTTTGTTCAAACTCCTCTTATTTTAGATTTTTTGAAAAATTCTAAAGATGAAATAATTTTATATGTAGATCCACCTTTTGATTATAGAGATAATATGGAAGATATTTATGATAAATCATTTAGGATGATAAAAAATATTGAAGTAGATAATATTTTTAAAATTATAATTGAACATCAAAGTGCACTTGAAGTTCCTACAGTTTTAGGTAAATTTAGTTTGGAAAAAACTAGAAAATTTGGTAAAAGTTCATTATCTTACTATAGTTACACTATTTGA
- the rny gene encoding ribonuclease Y, producing the protein MENMVVAIIAGLFSSVLTVFVSKKINKAKFEVFIEQAKAKAKIIEHEAEVALKDAQLKAKVECDREFKNARKEYENMLFKIEKKEKELNEHLENELRIIKRQKEEIEDNNRKIVILREGIEEQKRTYEQKTLEAIKILENASGLTKIEATELMLEKVKEDSRATIASIFRKKYKLAEQNSKQEVNNILSQAVTRYAGEFAAERLINNIPLNDEETKGKIIGKEGRNIKALEMLLGVDIIIDDTPNTITISSFNLYRRAIATKTIQELLDDGRIQPARIEEIYKKVKAEFDKNIQKEGEDVVMELGIKSMHPELIKLVGRLRYRASYGQNALAHTLEVAHLAGLIAAQMGGDAILARRAGIMHDIGKALTHEAPGSHVDLGAEICKRYGECETVINAIYAHHGHEEPINVESAAVCAADALSAARPGARREVLESFLKRVEEIENITTSKVGVTNAYAINAGREVRVIVNAQLVNDDEAVLLASEIAKEIEEKVQYPGEIKINVIRELRAESYAR; encoded by the coding sequence ATGGAGAATATGGTAGTAGCAATAATTGCTGGGCTTTTTAGTTCAGTACTTACAGTTTTTGTTTCAAAAAAAATAAATAAAGCAAAATTTGAAGTTTTTATTGAGCAAGCAAAAGCAAAAGCAAAAATTATTGAACATGAAGCAGAAGTAGCTTTGAAAGATGCTCAATTAAAGGCTAAAGTTGAATGTGACAGAGAGTTCAAAAATGCTAGAAAAGAGTATGAAAATATGCTCTTTAAAATAGAGAAAAAAGAGAAAGAGCTAAATGAACATCTTGAAAATGAGTTAAGAATTATAAAAAGACAAAAAGAGGAAATAGAAGATAACAATAGAAAAATTGTAATTTTAAGAGAAGGTATTGAAGAGCAAAAAAGAACTTATGAACAAAAAACTCTTGAAGCCATTAAAATACTTGAAAATGCAAGTGGACTTACTAAAATAGAAGCAACTGAGCTTATGCTTGAAAAAGTAAAAGAGGATTCAAGAGCAACAATTGCATCAATCTTTAGAAAAAAATATAAATTAGCTGAACAAAATTCAAAACAAGAGGTAAATAATATTTTATCTCAAGCAGTTACAAGATATGCAGGTGAGTTTGCAGCTGAAAGACTTATAAATAATATTCCTTTAAATGATGAAGAGACTAAAGGAAAAATTATTGGAAAAGAAGGGCGAAATATTAAAGCTCTTGAGATGCTTTTAGGAGTTGACATTATCATTGATGACACTCCAAATACAATTACAATTTCTTCTTTCAACTTATATAGAAGAGCAATAGCAACAAAAACTATACAAGAACTTCTTGATGATGGAAGAATTCAACCAGCAAGAATTGAAGAAATTTATAAAAAAGTTAAAGCAGAATTTGATAAAAATATCCAAAAAGAGGGTGAAGATGTTGTAATGGAGCTTGGAATAAAATCTATGCATCCAGAACTTATTAAACTTGTTGGAAGATTAAGATATAGAGCATCTTATGGTCAAAATGCACTTGCACATACTCTTGAAGTTGCACATCTTGCTGGATTGATTGCTGCACAAATGGGTGGAGATGCAATTTTAGCAAGAAGAGCAGGAATTATGCATGATATTGGAAAAGCTTTAACTCACGAAGCTCCAGGAAGTCATGTAGATTTAGGTGCTGAAATTTGTAAAAGATATGGTGAATGTGAGACTGTAATAAATGCAATTTACGCTCATCACGGACATGAGGAGCCTATAAACGTAGAAAGTGCAGCTGTGTGTGCGGCTGATGCTTTAAGTGCAGCAAGACCAGGAGCTAGAAGAGAAGTTTTAGAGAGTTTTCTAAAAAGAGTAGAAGAGATTGAAAATATAACTACAAGTAAAGTTGGAGTTACAAATGCTTATGCTATTAATGCTGGAAGAGAAGTAAGAGTTATTGTAAATGCTCAACTTGTAAATGATGACGAAGCTGTACTTTTAGCATCTGAAATAGCAAAAGAGATAGAAGAAAAAGTTCAATATCCAGGTGAAATTAAAATAAATGTAATAAGAGAATTAAGAGCGGAGAGTTACGCAAGATAA
- a CDS encoding 5-formyltetrahydrofolate cyclo-ligase, with translation MNTNHKSDFRISSIKRLRFCSSFKRYSKSKKIVEKLKYIIKKEGAENILLFVPLELEVNIKPLILELRKAKKKVYVPFMQDDSFKMVKYRLPLQKRRFGIYEPNNSFMKPVKIDLAVVPIVGVDALNKRIGFGKGMYDRFFYRLKYKPTIVFTQLVLCKSEKILSDNYDIEADYIITG, from the coding sequence ATGAACACAAATCACAAGAGTGATTTTAGAATATCAAGTATAAAAAGATTAAGATTTTGTTCATCTTTTAAAAGATATTCAAAAAGTAAAAAAATTGTAGAAAAATTAAAATATATTATAAAAAAAGAAGGTGCAGAAAATATACTATTATTTGTGCCTTTGGAATTAGAAGTTAATATTAAGCCATTGATTTTAGAATTAAGAAAAGCAAAGAAAAAGGTATATGTACCTTTTATGCAAGATGATAGCTTTAAAATGGTGAAATATAGGTTACCTTTACAAAAAAGAAGATTTGGAATCTATGAACCAAATAACTCATTTATGAAACCTGTAAAAATAGATTTAGCAGTTGTTCCTATAGTTGGAGTAGATGCTTTAAATAAACGAATCGGTTTTGGAAAAGGTATGTATGATAGATTTTTTTATAGATTAAAATATAAACCTACAATAGTTTTTACTCAATTGGTACTTTGTAAAAGTGAAAAAATTTTAAGTGATAATTATGATATAGAAGCAGATTACATTATTACAGGTTAG
- a CDS encoding TlpA family protein disulfide reductase, with the protein MQIKTLAIFSIFSILFFAGCDSKENKQNDNQTKVEQNITKSDFLLNTLDGSVLEIKTENNKIHIKSLENKLVVLNFFATWCPACKVEIPALVRLQNEYKNDLVVVSVLLEEFKSDEEIKNFAKEFGINYKISYGSETFDLAKAVGGIKSIPTTFIIDREAGIHQKIQGLAPYEMIETDIKKILEK; encoded by the coding sequence ATGCAGATTAAAACTCTGGCAATTTTTTCAATTTTTTCTATTTTATTTTTTGCTGGATGCGATTCAAAAGAGAATAAACAAAATGATAATCAAACAAAAGTAGAACAAAACATTACAAAAAGTGATTTTCTCTTAAATACACTTGATGGTTCAGTTCTAGAAATAAAAACAGAAAATAATAAAATTCATATAAAAAGTCTTGAAAATAAATTGGTAGTTTTAAATTTCTTTGCAACATGGTGCCCTGCTTGTAAAGTAGAAATACCTGCTCTTGTAAGATTACAAAACGAGTATAAAAATGATTTAGTAGTAGTCTCTGTTTTACTTGAAGAATTTAAAAGCGACGAAGAGATCAAAAATTTTGCAAAAGAGTTTGGAATAAATTATAAAATATCTTATGGAAGCGAAACTTTTGATTTGGCAAAAGCAGTTGGTGGTATAAAATCTATTCCAACAACTTTTATTATTGATAGAGAAGCTGGAATTCATCAAAAAATTCAAGGTTTAGCTCCTTATGAAATGATTGAGACAGATATTAAAAAGATTTTAGAAAAATAA
- the ftsY gene encoding signal recognition particle-docking protein FtsY produces MFSFFKKKKDLPEEKPNLEQSVKKDIEESIDNFDSNAASNNLQIEEEKKVEVKQDEEKKSFFSRALEKTFASIKNVVPQKKEKISFDEIEELLIEADVEYEIIEKAMNGLPDMITRKQLRHRLVMLFEHAPKVDFSNLPKPYVRLIIGVNGAGKTTTIAKLANKLKKEGKSVILGAGDTFRAAAIEQLSTWAAKIDVPIIKTKQGHDASAVAFDTISSAIARNIDNVIIDTAGRLQTQTNLNNELKKIVKVCSKAMENAPHQKLMILDGTQGNSAIAQAKAFNEIVGIDGIIVTKLDGTAKGGALFSISNQLELPIFYVGIGEKQEDLIEFSPDSFVDSLLDEIYISE; encoded by the coding sequence ATGTTTAGTTTTTTTAAGAAGAAAAAAGATTTACCAGAAGAAAAACCTAATTTAGAACAATCTGTAAAAAAAGATATAGAAGAATCGATAGATAACTTTGATTCTAATGCTGCTTCTAATAATTTACAAATTGAAGAAGAAAAAAAAGTTGAAGTAAAACAAGATGAAGAGAAAAAAAGCTTTTTCTCTAGAGCTTTAGAAAAAACTTTTGCAAGTATAAAAAATGTTGTTCCTCAAAAAAAAGAAAAAATATCTTTTGATGAAATAGAAGAACTTTTAATAGAAGCTGATGTTGAGTATGAAATTATAGAAAAAGCAATGAATGGTCTTCCTGATATGATTACAAGAAAACAGTTAAGACATAGACTTGTAATGCTTTTTGAACATGCACCAAAAGTTGATTTTTCAAATCTTCCAAAACCTTATGTAAGACTAATTATTGGAGTAAATGGTGCTGGAAAAACTACAACTATTGCAAAATTAGCAAATAAACTAAAAAAAGAAGGGAAAAGTGTCATATTAGGAGCTGGTGATACATTTAGAGCCGCTGCTATTGAACAACTTAGTACTTGGGCAGCAAAAATTGATGTGCCAATCATTAAAACTAAACAGGGTCATGATGCAAGTGCTGTCGCTTTTGATACTATAAGCTCTGCAATTGCAAGAAATATTGATAATGTTATTATTGATACGGCTGGAAGACTTCAAACTCAAACAAATCTAAATAATGAGTTAAAAAAGATAGTAAAAGTTTGTAGTAAAGCTATGGAAAATGCACCTCATCAAAAGCTTATGATTTTGGATGGAACACAAGGAAATAGTGCAATTGCTCAAGCAAAAGCATTTAATGAAATTGTTGGAATAGATGGAATAATTGTTACAAAATTAGATGGTACTGCAAAAGGTGGAGCTTTATTCTCTATATCAAATCAACTTGAACTTCCAATTTTTTATGTTGGAATTGGTGAAAAACAAGAAGATTTAATAGAATTTAGTCCTGATAGCTTTGTTGATAGTTTACTAGATGAGATTTATATCTCTGAATAA